A stretch of the Salvelinus sp. IW2-2015 unplaced genomic scaffold, ASM291031v2 Un_scaffold4249, whole genome shotgun sequence genome encodes the following:
- the LOC112077069 gene encoding rho guanine nucleotide exchange factor 26 produces MQVVVTRTYTAKQPDELSLQVADVVLVSQTVEDGWYEGERLRDGESGWFLSECAEPITCQATIERNMQRMDRLQGLETNV; encoded by the exons ATGCAGGTGGTGGTGACGAGGACGTACACAGCCAAGCAGCCTGATGAGCTGTCACTGCAGGTGGCTGACGTGGTCCTGGTGTCACAGACTGTGGAGGATG GCTGGTATGAGGGCGAGCGACTCCGTGATGGCGAGAGYGGTTGGTTCCTGTCAGAATGTGCTGAACCAATCACGTGCCAGGCCACTATTGAGCGCAACATGCAGAGGATGGACCGCCTCCAAGGGCTGGAAACCAATGTGTGA